In a single window of the Nicotiana tomentosiformis chromosome 10, ASM39032v3, whole genome shotgun sequence genome:
- the LOC138900031 gene encoding uncharacterized protein — protein sequence MAKSSTGKTPFSLICGTEALIPVEVGEATLRYSQTNGESNNEVMLVNLELLEGHRDLAHARMVAQKQRMERYYNRRANFGFFKVGDLVLRKVTQNNRELNAGKLGLMWEGPYWISAITGKGSYELENQNGDKLPSNWNIAHLKIYYC from the coding sequence ATGGCCAAATCAAGTACAGGAAAAACTCCTTTTTCCCTCATATGTGGTACTGAAGCCTTAATCCCTGTTGAAGTGGGCGAAgccactttgagatattctcaAACAAATGGAGAATCGAATAACGAAGTAATGCTAGTGAACTTGGAATTACTTGAGGGacacagggacttggcgcatgcaagaatggtagctcaaaagcagaggatggagcgatattacaatcgaagagccaattttGGTTTTtttaaagtaggagacttggttctaaggaaagtaacacAAAATAACCGGGAGCTCAACGCGGGAAAGTTAGGCCTAATGTGGGAAGGTCCCTACtggatttcagctatcactgggaaaggttcatacgagttggagaaccagaatggggACAAGCTACCCAGCAACTGGAACATTGCACACCTCAAAatatattattgctga